GCATGAAAAAAATCGAagtgagtgagagagagagagagagagagagagagagagagagagagagagagagagagagagagagagagagagagagagagagagtaaagaGATAAAAGTTGAATAGTAGATTTGTGAGGATAACAAAACTTGATAAATTATATAGGGGATAATGTTGTTATAcataaatattatattttttagtaTAAGTATTAATGTAATGTATGACAAAAAGTAATATTGTTTTATTAATCTTCTTATTATCACTGCTATTGTATTATTTATAATTGctaccattattattattattgtaccTTTCTAATATTGATATATTTGTGTATGAGATTCTAATCAAGTTACCGAAAAAGTCTACGAGCCAATCTAGGAATGTGCGTAAGCAGTGGCCGTTTTTGCTATCAACACCTAATTTTGTTATGTTGCATTGTGACCATATATCCATAGATCTCCACTTCCACTATCTGTCGGTTTTGCAATGACAATTAATATGAGCCAATGTCAGTCACTATCCAAGGTTGGTTTGCTTTTAGCATTACTAGACACTATCATGTTATAATACAAaaagaaaactattattttaatattaatgtatgGAAAAAAAATCAGAGTGTTACAAATTTTAAGAAAGAGACAAACCAAATAGCCAAtgagagaaaaaaaaagagagagagagtaaagaGATAAAAGTTGAATAGTAGATTTGTGAGGATAACAAAACTTGATAAATTATATAGGGGGTAATATTGTTATAcataaatattatattttttagtaTAAGTATTAATGTAATGTGTGACAAAAAGTAATATTGTTTTATTAATCTCCTTATTATCACTGATATTGTATTATTTATAATTGctaccattattattattattattattgtaccTTTCTAATATTGATATATTTGTGTATGAGATTCTAATCAAGTTACCGAAAAAGTCTACGAGCCAGTCTAGGAATGTGCGTAAGCAGTGGCCGTTTTTGCTATCAACACCTAATTTTGTTATGTTGCATTGTGACCATATATCCATAGATCTCCACTTCCACTATCTGTCGGTTTTGCAATGACAATTAATATAAGCCAATGTCAGTCACTATCCAAGGTTGGTTTGCTTTTAGCATTACTGGATTCACCCATGATCAATGACATTATTAATAATTAAAAGTAGAGACAGGTAAAACTACTAATTCTAGATAGAGATAGTAAAGTTACGAATAAAAGATGTAATGTTGTGTACAAATAAATTTACAAATATTTATGAACTATGTGAATAATTTTTGGATTCAAATTACTTTTGGTAATGTGCGAGTTATATTGTAAAAATTTATTTCTCATTACATAAATGTAACGTAATACGTAAATACAATAATAggtattatataatatatttatttttgtattattttcaACGACAATTTGATTACATATTTTTTTTGATGAATTTTATAATACTAACATACATCATATTTATATTAACCCATTTATGTCAATTTGGTATTTAAATGTCTCCGTCTTTgatttgcatttacaagaaatatttattataaagtttaaattgttcaacccgtgtaacacacggggaactaacctagttaaaCTAATAAAATAAACAATAAAATTAATCACCAACAAATAGAACAAAATATGTTGGTAATTTGTTTAGCAAGTGCTAATCACTAATCACCAACATTATTTTGCTAGCAAACTCTTAACATGACCGAgactgacccgacccgacccgatccgATCCGATCCGATCCGATCATAGATATATTTTAACAGTTAATTAAAACAAAACCTCTTAGCAACTCCAAAACTTCATATATACTTTCTCGGTAATCAAACAAAAACCGCAAAAAACACCAAATATAAGATATCATGTTCTGCAGGCTCATTGCTCATGTCAAAACTAACTGTACCCGATAACCGAATAACCCGAACCCAATTATGATACTAATCAGTTATCAGATACAATATCATACACAAAAAACCCTAAATAACCCGACCCGAATAAAAAACTTGACCAACACCCCTACTCCATGGTCCTTACTTGTCCCTGGTCACATCTCTCATCTTTCTCCATCTCCAAAGTCGAATCATCCAACGACGTCATCGAACCACACCGGCAACCATTACCACCAAACGACGCCGTTCTAACCGAACTTGCAGTTGCCAAAAACGTCGGTTTCTCTTCTCCAGCCATAATCACCATAAACGTCTCTTCGAAAACCCTCGGAATCTTGTTAACATCCGGTTTAACATCTCCAGCACCCGCTCCAGCCTCGAGGTCTCTATTGGCCGCAGCGTTGCGTAAATTCCGGGACAGCTTCCAGTAGGAGCAGGCGAGAATCAAGAGGGCAAAAGCGATGAGACCCAACATGGCGGCAAGGCCGCCGAAGAGGTACGGGACCGGTGAGTGCCATGGTGAGCGTGGAACGGGTACAGGATATGATGGTGCTAGTGAAAAACTTGACTGTGGTGACATGTTGTGAAGAGACATGTGTTGTTGTTTAGGATGGAAGAGTGGGATTGTTTTATTGTATgtgtttagtgtttttttttggtgGTGGGTGGATAGAAACTTGTTGGATGAGGCGTTTTTTATAGAGATCCTTGGGGAAGACGTCACGTAATTTATGTGGCGAACCGGTGGTGACAAACTAGCGTAGGTGTAGTTAATGAGTTATTAATGTTTTGTTTATGAATGTTGAATAGTGGGAGTTTGTGATAGGGTTTCGG
The sequence above is drawn from the Helianthus annuus cultivar XRQ/B chromosome 12, HanXRQr2.0-SUNRISE, whole genome shotgun sequence genome and encodes:
- the LOC110893988 gene encoding protein GLUTAMINE DUMPER 2, producing the protein MSLHNMSPQSSFSLAPSYPVPVPRSPWHSPVPYLFGGLAAMLGLIAFALLILACSYWKLSRNLRNAAANRDLEAGAGAGDVKPDVNKIPRVFEETFMVIMAGEEKPTFLATASSVRTASFGGNGCRCGSMTSLDDSTLEMEKDERCDQGQVRTME